A DNA window from Sediminitomix flava contains the following coding sequences:
- a CDS encoding NADH:ubiquinone reductase (Na(+)-transporting) subunit B gives MKFLYEFFEKNRPSKDSLMYYPYEAGETFMFTPKTVTGSKGAHVRDAIDLKRMMMTVIIAMIPALLFGIYNVGEMHAVATGAEMGFGDKVLFGAIRVIPIIIAAYAGGGLVEVVFGALRKHPINEGLLVTGMLIPLVVPASIPLWQVFVASAFAVLIGKEVFGGTGMNILNVALTARAFLYFAYPAQISGDKVWFDLADATAVDGFTGATFLGLASSASSEGIEVAKYAAEATASWSAGLYSAENLFFGFIPGSIGETSTLAVLLGALILVGTRVGSGRIILATVLGAMGMGLIMNAFGANTYMQMPAYYHLIAGGFAFGAVFMATDPVTAAQTDTGKWIYGALIGILTVIIRVWNPAYPEGIMLAILLMNVLAPLVDYYVVEANKKRRLKRATV, from the coding sequence ATGAAGTTCTTATACGAATTCTTCGAAAAGAACAGACCGTCAAAGGATAGCCTAATGTACTATCCGTATGAAGCTGGTGAGACATTTATGTTTACGCCAAAAACTGTGACGGGTTCTAAAGGCGCTCATGTTCGTGATGCTATCGACTTGAAGCGTATGATGATGACAGTGATCATCGCTATGATTCCTGCTCTGCTTTTCGGTATCTACAACGTTGGTGAAATGCACGCTGTAGCTACTGGTGCTGAAATGGGCTTTGGCGACAAAGTACTTTTCGGTGCAATCAGAGTAATTCCTATTATCATCGCAGCTTATGCTGGTGGTGGTTTAGTTGAGGTTGTTTTCGGAGCATTAAGAAAACACCCTATCAACGAAGGTCTATTGGTAACAGGTATGTTGATTCCTCTAGTAGTTCCTGCTTCTATTCCGTTATGGCAAGTATTCGTAGCGTCTGCTTTTGCTGTATTGATTGGTAAAGAGGTATTTGGAGGTACTGGTATGAATATCTTGAACGTAGCTTTAACTGCTCGTGCATTCTTGTATTTCGCTTATCCAGCACAAATTTCTGGTGACAAAGTATGGTTCGACCTTGCTGATGCTACTGCTGTAGACGGCTTTACAGGTGCGACATTCTTAGGTTTGGCTTCTTCAGCTTCATCTGAAGGTATTGAAGTAGCAAAATATGCTGCTGAAGCTACGGCTTCTTGGTCTGCAGGTTTGTATTCTGCTGAAAACTTGTTCTTTGGTTTTATCCCTGGTTCAATCGGTGAAACATCTACTTTAGCAGTACTGCTTGGAGCGTTGATCTTGGTAGGTACTCGCGTAGGTAGTGGTCGTATTATCTTGGCAACAGTTCTTGGTGCTATGGGTATGGGCTTAATCATGAATGCTTTTGGCGCAAATACTTATATGCAAATGCCTGCTTACTATCACCTAATTGCTGGTGGTTTTGCTTTTGGTGCTGTATTTATGGCAACTGACCCAGTTACAGCAGCTCAAACTGACACTGGTAAGTGGATTTACGGTGCATTGATCGGTATCTTAACGGTAATCATAAGAGTTTGGAACCCAGCATATCCAGAAGGAATCATGTTGGCAATCTTGTTGATGAACGTTCTAGCACCGCTAGTTGATTATTATGTAGTAGAAGCAAACAAAAAAAGAAGATTAAAACGTGCAACAGTCTAA
- a CDS encoding NADH:ubiquinone reductase (Na(+)-transporting) subunit D, with product MSETAEVKEVKKSEELLSKRRRGIVADPLDDNNPITVQVLGICSALAVTAKMEPSLVMSIAVMFVVVFSNLIISLMRNLVPQRIRIIVQLGVIATLVIVVDQVLKAYLYDVSKVVGVYVGLIITNCIVMGRLEAFAMGNKPWDSVLDGLGSSLGYAWVILAVAFFRELLGSGAVFGVQVLPDAFPKVGLMTSPVGAFIIIGMIIWVQRWRNGYVEE from the coding sequence ATGTCTGAAACTGCAGAAGTTAAAGAAGTAAAAAAATCAGAGGAGCTATTATCAAAAAGAAGGAGAGGTATTGTTGCTGACCCTCTTGATGATAACAACCCAATTACAGTACAGGTATTGGGTATCTGTTCTGCTCTAGCTGTAACAGCCAAGATGGAGCCTTCATTGGTGATGTCTATTGCTGTAATGTTTGTGGTCGTGTTCTCAAACTTGATCATCTCTTTGATGAGAAACTTGGTACCACAACGTATTCGTATCATCGTTCAACTTGGTGTAATTGCTACATTGGTAATCGTAGTAGACCAGGTACTGAAAGCTTATCTCTATGATGTCTCTAAAGTAGTAGGGGTTTATGTAGGTCTTATCATTACTAACTGTATTGTAATGGGACGTTTGGAGGCTTTTGCGATGGGTAACAAACCTTGGGATTCAGTTCTTGATGGTCTTGGTTCATCTCTAGGTTATGCTTGGGTGATCTTGGCTGTAGCATTCTTCCGTGAATTGCTAGGTTCAGGTGCTGTATTCGGCGTTCAAGTATTGCCAGATGCATTCCCTAAAGTTGGTTTGATGACTTCTCCAGTAGGTGCCTTTATCATCATCGGTATGATTATTTGGGTACAACGTTGGAGAAACGGATATGTAGAAGAATAA
- the gloA2 gene encoding SMU1112c/YaeR family gloxylase I-like metalloprotein — translation MEKNLGLKSVHHIAIICSDYERSKTFYVDKLGLKVIREVYREERDSYKLDLALNDQYVIELFSFPSPPQRPSFPEARGLRHLAFSVDDIEMAVKNLQAKGIKTEIIRVDEFTDKRFTFFEDPDGLPLELYEV, via the coding sequence GTGGAAAAGAATCTAGGTCTAAAAAGTGTTCATCATATAGCTATTATCTGTTCTGATTATGAAAGGTCAAAAACTTTTTACGTAGATAAACTCGGTTTAAAGGTAATTCGTGAAGTGTATCGAGAAGAACGAGATTCTTACAAGTTGGATTTGGCTTTGAACGATCAATATGTAATTGAGTTATTTTCATTTCCCTCTCCACCTCAAAGACCGTCATTCCCCGAAGCTAGAGGTTTGAGACATTTAGCCTTTTCTGTAGATGACATAGAAATGGCTGTTAAGAACCTTCAAGCAAAGGGTATAAAAACAGAGATAATTAGAGTTGATGAGTTTACAGATAAACGTTTCACTTTTTTTGAAGATCCTGATGGTTTACCTTTGGAATTGTATGAAGTTTAG
- the porZ gene encoding type IX secretion system anionic LPS delivery protein PorZ: MKKVLCSLLFFIFLGAQAQDIPVGSWRTHNSYHEGLQIAEVHDMIYCVSSSGLFTLDKSDFSVAPFTKEDGLSDTGISRILAIPSKDMLVVAYSNGNIDLIEEDQIVNVRSILNASYPDKTIHDLDLWNGYLMVSTAFGVLQFDVDHYELKDTWDRLGENGELIPVHSFVGSSDSLYILSDRQLLGIEADERVNKKDFNNWSEEYVFDSDIKFLKSYEEGLVYVKDQRGVYTLNQKTETSLLEEAGARFGELTIIEDELFIPINHQIFSYLNSELIEFFSDEDFKPQFVTEDQTNIFWIADLGNGIVRLLDSHKESYFPTGTLSTSVFRGAYGNGNILLSAGGHQNSNSWGISASAYLFSNGSWDNFSNSATLSTAIDLPVNTDLSYVCFDSYSNLFFATTYQGEFISIHPETLEVTQYDLPISVNRLAGVVSDGFGKVWLTAHQRLLSLDQLTGTFTQETVSSLQNPTDALIDDWGQLWVRLETGGVLVYSEGNSRVLNNQVGTGGFPSRNILSMAKQSDGSILFGTEDGVAEIFNPYDALTSTIDAIIPRYEGYPLLNEEQVTAIAIDGGGRKWMATNKGVWLFSADNSEIIEYFSASNSLLLSDNVRDITINQQTGEVFFLTDQGVISYRGTATFAENIHQNVKVFPNPVRPNYTGLITVSGLAKNAYLKFTDAAGQLIYETNAAGGTAVWDGNDYNGKRAATGVYFIFSTDKDGVESYVSKVAIVN, encoded by the coding sequence ATGAAAAAGGTACTTTGTAGTCTACTTTTCTTTATTTTTTTAGGAGCACAAGCTCAAGATATACCTGTAGGAAGCTGGCGAACGCACAACAGTTATCATGAAGGATTGCAGATTGCAGAAGTTCATGATATGATTTATTGCGTAAGCTCTTCGGGGCTTTTTACCTTAGATAAATCTGATTTTTCTGTAGCTCCCTTTACAAAAGAAGATGGTTTAAGTGATACAGGAATAAGTCGAATTTTAGCGATTCCTTCAAAAGATATGCTCGTTGTCGCATATTCTAATGGAAATATAGATTTGATAGAAGAGGATCAAATTGTGAATGTAAGAAGTATTCTGAACGCTTCTTACCCCGATAAAACTATCCATGACTTGGATTTATGGAATGGTTATCTGATGGTTTCAACCGCTTTCGGAGTTTTACAATTTGATGTTGATCACTATGAATTGAAAGATACTTGGGATAGATTAGGTGAAAATGGTGAATTAATACCCGTACATAGTTTTGTAGGCTCATCTGATAGTTTATACATTTTATCCGATCGTCAGTTGTTAGGGATTGAAGCAGATGAACGTGTCAATAAAAAAGATTTTAATAATTGGTCAGAAGAATATGTTTTTGATTCAGATATAAAGTTTCTCAAATCTTATGAGGAAGGCTTAGTATATGTAAAAGACCAAAGAGGAGTTTATACTTTAAACCAAAAAACGGAGACGTCTCTATTAGAAGAAGCTGGAGCTAGATTTGGGGAGTTGACAATCATCGAAGACGAATTATTTATTCCTATTAATCATCAAATATTTAGTTACCTAAATTCTGAGCTTATTGAATTTTTCTCAGATGAAGATTTTAAACCTCAATTTGTCACAGAAGATCAAACAAACATTTTTTGGATAGCAGACCTTGGTAATGGTATTGTTAGGCTGTTAGATTCACACAAAGAATCTTATTTTCCGACAGGAACATTAAGTACCTCTGTTTTTAGAGGAGCTTATGGAAATGGTAATATTCTGCTTAGTGCAGGTGGGCATCAGAACTCGAACTCTTGGGGTATAAGTGCTTCGGCTTATCTTTTCTCAAATGGTTCTTGGGATAATTTTTCTAATAGTGCAACTCTTTCTACGGCCATAGACTTACCTGTGAATACCGATTTGAGCTATGTCTGTTTTGATAGTTATTCCAACCTGTTTTTTGCTACAACTTACCAAGGAGAATTCATTTCTATACATCCAGAAACTTTAGAAGTTACGCAATATGATTTACCTATTAGTGTGAATCGATTGGCTGGAGTAGTTTCTGATGGTTTTGGAAAAGTATGGCTAACTGCTCACCAAAGGTTACTCAGTTTAGACCAATTAACGGGAACGTTTACTCAAGAAACAGTATCATCACTTCAAAATCCAACAGATGCTTTGATTGATGATTGGGGACAATTATGGGTTCGTTTAGAAACAGGTGGTGTTTTAGTTTATAGTGAAGGAAATAGTCGTGTACTGAATAATCAAGTAGGTACTGGAGGTTTTCCTAGCCGAAATATTCTTTCAATGGCAAAACAAAGCGATGGTAGTATTCTTTTCGGAACAGAAGATGGTGTAGCAGAAATATTCAATCCTTATGATGCTCTTACTTCCACGATAGATGCTATAATACCAAGATATGAAGGATATCCACTTTTGAATGAAGAGCAAGTCACAGCTATCGCTATAGATGGTGGAGGTAGAAAATGGATGGCAACAAATAAAGGTGTTTGGTTATTTTCAGCTGATAATAGCGAGATTATAGAATATTTTTCAGCTTCAAACAGTCTTTTATTGTCAGATAATGTTCGAGATATTACAATTAATCAACAAACTGGTGAAGTTTTCTTTTTAACAGATCAAGGAGTAATCTCTTACAGAGGTACAGCAACCTTTGCTGAGAATATCCACCAAAATGTAAAAGTTTTTCCAAATCCTGTAAGACCAAATTATACAGGATTGATCACTGTCAGTGGATTGGCTAAAAATGCATATCTGAAGTTTACAGATGCTGCAGGACAATTAATCTATGAAACAAATGCAGCTGGAGGAACAGCCGTTTGGGATGGTAATGATTATAATGGCAAAAGAGCTGCTACAGGTGTGTATTTCATCTTTAGTACCGATAAAGATGGAGTAGAGTCTTATGTATCGAAAGTAGCGATAGTGAACTAA
- the nqrE gene encoding NADH:ubiquinone reductase (Na(+)-transporting) subunit E: protein MDLINLGIKSIFIDNMVFAYFFGMCSYLAVSKKVPTALGLGAAVTFVLTITVPLNWLLYNYVLKAGALAWLGEGFANIDLSFLQFIMFIAVIASMVQLVEMIVEKFSPSLYGALGIFLPLIAVNCAILGASLFMVPKEFTFAESAVYGFSSGIGWLFAIVALAAVREKMKYSNVPAPLKGLGITFIITGLMGLAFMSFMGISL, encoded by the coding sequence ATGGATTTAATTAATCTTGGTATTAAGTCGATTTTTATCGACAACATGGTATTCGCTTACTTCTTTGGAATGTGTTCTTATCTAGCCGTTTCAAAGAAAGTACCTACAGCACTTGGCTTAGGAGCAGCGGTAACTTTCGTATTGACTATTACAGTTCCTTTGAACTGGTTGTTATATAACTACGTACTTAAAGCAGGTGCTTTGGCATGGCTTGGCGAAGGATTCGCAAACATTGATTTGTCTTTCCTTCAGTTCATCATGTTTATTGCAGTAATTGCCTCTATGGTACAGTTGGTAGAGATGATCGTTGAGAAATTCTCTCCATCACTTTACGGAGCATTGGGTATCTTCCTTCCTTTGATCGCGGTAAACTGTGCGATTTTGGGTGCTTCTCTTTTCATGGTACCAAAAGAATTCACTTTTGCTGAATCTGCGGTATATGGATTCTCATCAGGTATTGGATGGTTGTTTGCTATTGTAGCATTGGCAGCTGTTCGTGAGAAGATGAAATATTCTAACGTACCTGCTCCTTTGAAAGGTTTGGGTATCACTTTCATCATTACTGGTTTGATGGGATTGGCATTTATGTCATTCATGGGTATTTCTCTATAA
- the nqrC gene encoding NADH:ubiquinone reductase (Na(+)-transporting) subunit C, with the protein MQQSNGYVIGFAVAMTVIIGGLLATVKVVLKERQDTEIALDTKKQILQAVGVTGDDKQALAAIYKERIQSVVVNAQGEQVSDFGAKSPEDVSVQANWKVMKKQVAALKGGDKKASIDYTSVNDVNLPIFKFMKEGSKTEVEAYILPVYGYGLWNDIWGYVAMNPDMKTIKGAVFGHAGETPGLGARMSDADVQDRYQGKSIVENGKISPVLMMKGEGNTGISDNEVDGMSGATLTRDGLNEMMVNYLNLYEPYMQKIRGNAVSLR; encoded by the coding sequence GTGCAACAGTCTAACGGATATGTAATCGGTTTTGCAGTCGCTATGACAGTAATCATTGGTGGATTGCTGGCAACAGTAAAAGTAGTCTTGAAAGAAAGACAAGACACTGAGATTGCATTGGATACGAAGAAACAAATTCTTCAAGCAGTAGGTGTGACTGGAGACGACAAACAAGCTCTAGCCGCTATCTACAAAGAAAGAATTCAATCTGTCGTAGTGAATGCTCAAGGAGAGCAAGTTTCTGACTTTGGAGCTAAATCTCCAGAAGATGTAAGCGTTCAAGCAAACTGGAAAGTAATGAAGAAGCAAGTGGCTGCTTTGAAAGGTGGTGACAAGAAAGCTTCTATCGACTATACTTCAGTAAATGATGTGAATCTTCCAATTTTCAAATTCATGAAAGAAGGTTCTAAAACTGAGGTTGAGGCTTACATTCTTCCTGTTTATGGTTACGGTCTTTGGAATGACATCTGGGGATATGTAGCAATGAACCCTGACATGAAGACGATCAAAGGTGCGGTATTCGGTCACGCTGGAGAAACTCCAGGTTTGGGTGCTCGTATGTCTGACGCTGATGTTCAAGATAGATATCAAGGTAAATCAATCGTTGAAAATGGAAAAATTTCTCCGGTTTTGATGATGAAAGGTGAAGGTAACACTGGTATTTCTGACAACGAAGTTGACGGTATGTCTGGTGCAACATTGACTCGTGACGGTTTGAACGAGATGATGGTGAACTACCTAAATCTGTATGAGCCTTATATGCAGAAAATTAGAGGAAATGCAGTTTCTCTGCGCTAA
- a CDS encoding Na(+)-translocating NADH-quinone reductase subunit A, which translates to MSKNITLKKGFDIKLKGKAELNLLNVDQPETFALKPTDFVGMIRPKALVKEGDTVKAGTPILFDAKQEGVMYTAPVSGEVVGIIRGEKRRLMEVRILADKEIQYVEFPKYTDLASVSKEDAKTAMLSSGVWPQLVQRPYAVVANPSQEPKAVFVSGFDSHPLAPDYEFLFKGQEQYLQAGIDILKKFAPEVHVTTNGKAGSSILAGLNATQHKVSGPHPAGNVGVQIHHINPINKGEVVWTINPFGLLQIGKLFLEGKYDASKLVAVAGSELNKTGYVQTYLGANVKKMVEGNLAQDNVRVISGNVLTGSSIEKDGYVGFYDHVISVLPEGDKPRFFLKDGWLGFITDRLSFHKAWGLLGGASKEYALDTSLNGEERAFVMTGAFEKVVPMDILPTHLIKAIMAKDYDNMEALGLYEVAEEDLALCEFIDVSKHDVQGIIREGIDMLRLS; encoded by the coding sequence ATGTCGAAGAACATTACATTAAAGAAAGGGTTTGACATCAAGTTAAAAGGTAAAGCTGAGCTTAACCTTTTGAATGTTGATCAGCCCGAAACGTTTGCGCTAAAGCCAACGGATTTTGTTGGTATGATTAGGCCTAAAGCGTTGGTAAAAGAAGGTGATACAGTAAAAGCTGGTACTCCGATCTTATTTGATGCCAAGCAAGAAGGCGTGATGTACACTGCACCTGTAAGTGGTGAAGTTGTGGGTATCATTCGTGGAGAGAAAAGACGTTTAATGGAGGTAAGGATCTTGGCAGACAAAGAAATCCAGTATGTCGAGTTCCCAAAATATACAGATTTAGCTTCCGTTAGCAAAGAAGATGCAAAAACTGCAATGTTGAGCTCTGGGGTTTGGCCTCAATTGGTTCAGCGTCCATACGCAGTAGTTGCTAATCCTTCTCAAGAACCAAAGGCAGTTTTTGTTTCTGGTTTCGATTCTCACCCACTTGCACCAGACTACGAATTCTTATTCAAAGGTCAAGAGCAATATTTACAAGCAGGTATTGATATCCTGAAGAAATTTGCTCCAGAGGTACATGTGACTACGAACGGAAAAGCAGGTTCTAGTATCCTTGCTGGTTTGAACGCAACTCAACACAAAGTTTCAGGGCCACACCCTGCAGGTAACGTTGGGGTTCAAATCCACCACATCAATCCTATCAATAAAGGTGAAGTTGTATGGACAATCAATCCATTCGGTTTATTACAAATCGGTAAACTTTTCCTAGAGGGTAAATATGATGCGTCTAAACTTGTAGCTGTTGCAGGTTCTGAGCTGAATAAAACAGGTTATGTACAAACATACCTAGGTGCCAATGTGAAGAAAATGGTAGAAGGAAATCTTGCTCAAGACAATGTCAGAGTAATCTCTGGTAACGTATTGACAGGGTCTTCTATTGAGAAAGACGGATACGTAGGTTTCTACGATCACGTAATCTCAGTTCTTCCAGAAGGTGACAAACCTCGTTTCTTCTTGAAAGATGGTTGGTTAGGATTTATCACTGATCGTTTGAGTTTTCACAAAGCATGGGGGCTATTAGGTGGCGCCAGCAAAGAATATGCTTTGGATACTTCTTTGAATGGTGAAGAAAGAGCATTCGTAATGACAGGAGCATTTGAAAAAGTAGTTCCTATGGATATTCTTCCTACGCACCTTATCAAGGCAATTATGGCTAAAGACTACGATAATATGGAGGCTCTTGGTCTATATGAAGTTGCTGAAGAAGATCTAGCTCTTTGTGAGTTTATCGATGTTTCTAAGCACGATGTGCAAGGAATTATCCGTGAGGGTATCGATATGCTAAGATTGAGCTAA